One window of Desulfobacterales bacterium genomic DNA carries:
- a CDS encoding enoyl-CoA hydratase/isomerase family protein, translated as MREALVQGKPAEEFGFKDILYTKKDYVATITWNRPQFYNSYSTLALTEVKRALEDAACDDNVACLVLTGAGDKAFCTGGDVVEYQQNYTSTPRDFVKWSRIWFDAYSALIHLGKPTIARINGMAVGGGNEWNIACDLAVAADHATFRQVGTRVGSVAATACTILPMIIGDRRAREVLLFCEPYSAQQALEWGWVNQVVPYAELDNAVAVMAEKLKNKFTDCTRATLINLNLWKDQALQNMYHAFDWVAVHFNSMESHEGMYSFVEKRQPDYMGLRERAASGKSVEFMWGPNQKECKKCNTRFLPSYAEFCLKCGEKI; from the coding sequence ATGAGAGAAGCTTTAGTTCAGGGAAAACCGGCGGAAGAGTTTGGATTCAAAGATATTCTTTATACCAAAAAAGATTATGTGGCTACCATCACCTGGAATCGTCCGCAATTTTATAATTCTTACAGCACGTTGGCGCTGACGGAAGTAAAAAGAGCGCTGGAGGATGCGGCCTGTGATGATAACGTTGCTTGTCTCGTTCTGACGGGTGCCGGCGACAAGGCTTTCTGCACTGGCGGCGATGTGGTGGAATATCAGCAAAATTATACCAGCACCCCCAGGGATTTCGTCAAATGGTCGAGAATATGGTTTGATGCCTATTCAGCCTTGATTCATTTGGGAAAACCCACCATTGCCAGAATCAACGGCATGGCAGTCGGCGGCGGGAATGAGTGGAATATTGCTTGTGATCTGGCGGTTGCTGCTGATCATGCAACTTTCCGGCAAGTTGGCACACGCGTGGGTTCCGTAGCGGCTACGGCTTGCACGATTTTGCCCATGATTATCGGCGACCGAAGAGCCAGAGAAGTGCTGTTGTTCTGTGAACCGTATTCCGCCCAGCAGGCGTTGGAATGGGGATGGGTGAACCAGGTCGTTCCCTATGCGGAACTGGATAATGCCGTGGCGGTGATGGCTGAAAAACTGAAAAACAAGTTTACGGATTGTACCCGTGCCACGCTGATCAACCTGAATCTCTGGAAAGACCAGGCACTGCAAAATATGTACCATGCCTTTGATTGGGTCGCGGTTCACTTTAACAGCATGGAATCCCATGAGGGCATGTATTCTTTCGTTGAAAAAAGACAACCCGATTATATGGGACTTCGTGAACGGGCTGCATCCGGCAAAAGCGTGGAGTTTATGTGGGGCCCCAATCAGAAAGAATGCAAAAAATGCAATACGCGATTTTTGCCCTCATATGCTGAATTTTGCTTGAAATGCGGTGAGAAAATCTAA
- a CDS encoding enoyl-CoA hydratase/isomerase family protein: protein MEKKYIAVEKKAGVCAITHERAPVNFLSIESMKEFVAAIKDAESDDEVKVITIHGGGEKFFSAGVDVGDHKTAQEMFDTFDELLHCLMYGLKPKIAVVKGMALGGGCEVIAFCDMVYASEKAKFGQPEINVGVFPAPAISVFPRLVGLKRTHELILTGDLIGAEEAKAIGLINKVFPHDQLEAGVRKLTDNLCSKSMVVLQLTRKAILAAKDVDLKTAMKATAEIYDKELMKTEDANIGIEAFLAQKKPVWKNK, encoded by the coding sequence ATGGAAAAAAAATATATTGCTGTCGAAAAAAAGGCGGGGGTGTGTGCGATCACTCATGAGAGAGCCCCTGTTAACTTTTTAAGCATTGAGTCTATGAAGGAATTTGTCGCAGCCATAAAAGATGCGGAGTCCGATGATGAGGTAAAGGTCATAACGATTCACGGCGGCGGCGAGAAATTTTTTTCCGCCGGAGTCGATGTGGGAGATCACAAAACCGCGCAGGAAATGTTTGATACCTTTGACGAGTTGCTTCATTGCCTGATGTACGGGCTCAAACCCAAAATCGCCGTGGTTAAGGGCATGGCGCTGGGCGGCGGCTGCGAGGTCATCGCTTTTTGTGACATGGTCTATGCCTCGGAAAAGGCCAAATTCGGGCAACCGGAAATTAATGTCGGCGTATTTCCGGCACCGGCGATTTCAGTTTTTCCACGATTGGTCGGTCTTAAAAGAACACATGAGCTTATATTGACGGGTGATTTGATTGGCGCTGAAGAGGCAAAGGCGATCGGTCTCATCAACAAGGTGTTCCCGCATGATCAGTTGGAAGCAGGCGTGCGAAAATTAACCGATAATCTTTGTTCGAAAAGCATGGTTGTTCTTCAACTGACACGGAAAGCCATTTTGGCCGCTAAAGACGTGGATTTGAAAACGGCGATGAAGGCAACCGCCGAAATTTATGATAAAGAACTCATGAAAAC
- a CDS encoding isochorismatase family cysteine hydrolase, with protein MTKYAVITVDMLKDTFKKRESTLSAEGFAILPALNQLIQKGRENGWPIIFAMDSFLPEDYFFTGRVKPFSIRGTQGAEVLDEIDQKPGDIYVPKRRWSGFFKTDLDQILRVKGIDTVIIAGVTTGVCVLATALDALSHDFRVILLEDCCASVTKADHQAVIEIYRKSTLFPYLQIMRADELWQYLATNL; from the coding sequence ATGACGAAATACGCTGTTATTACAGTAGATATGTTAAAGGATACCTTTAAGAAGCGCGAATCAACGCTTTCGGCTGAAGGCTTTGCGATTCTCCCGGCGCTGAATCAATTGATTCAAAAGGGCCGGGAGAATGGCTGGCCCATTATATTCGCCATGGATAGTTTTTTACCTGAAGATTATTTTTTTACCGGCAGAGTAAAACCCTTTTCGATTCGAGGCACGCAAGGCGCAGAGGTTTTAGATGAAATTGATCAGAAGCCCGGGGATATTTATGTGCCCAAGCGCAGATGGAGCGGCTTTTTTAAGACTGATTTGGATCAGATTTTAAGGGTCAAAGGGATTGACACTGTGATCATTGCCGGCGTAACAACAGGCGTTTGTGTTCTGGCGACGGCACTGGATGCGTTAAGCCACGATTTTCGAGTAATTCTACTTGAAGACTGTTGCGCGTCGGTTACAAAGGCAGATCATCAGGCTGTGATTGAAATTTATCGCAAGAGCACCTTGTTCCCGTATCTGCAAATTATGAGAGCGGATGAATTATGGCAATATCTTGCAACCAATCTATAG